A genome region from Panicum virgatum strain AP13 chromosome 4K, P.virgatum_v5, whole genome shotgun sequence includes the following:
- the LOC120704772 gene encoding circumsporozoite protein-like, whose product MAAAGSGADKENAAPSTSAGPRRRGYGVRSCGVKKRPSRPRSAGRVPLRDITNLVAAAAGPEAPLAPGQDAAPAAPELAKKPDAAVPAVAGAPEAQDGAAAGGAGAKKAAAGGAAVKKAAAAPRYSLRKGFR is encoded by the coding sequence atggccgccgccggctccggaGCTGACAAGGAGAACGCCGCTCCTTCGACCTCGGCCgggccccggcggcgcgggTACGGCGTCAGGAGCTGCGGGGTGAAGAAGCGCCCGTCCAGGCCGCGGTCGGCGGGGCGGGTGCCGCTCCGGGACATCACCAacctggtggcggcggccgcggggcccGAGGCGCCGCTCGCGCCCGGGCAGGACGCAGCGCCGGCCGCGCCGGAGCTGGCGAAGAAGCCCGATgcggcggtgccggcggtggccggagcgCCGGAGGCGCAGGACGGGGCGGCTGCTGGTGGCGCCGGGGCGAAGAAGGCGGCCGCTGGTGGCGCAGCGGTGAAGAAGGCGGCCGCTGCGCCGAGATACTCACTCCGGAAGGGGTTCAGATAG